A genomic window from Actinomycetaceae bacterium MB13-C1-2 includes:
- a CDS encoding ABC transporter ATP-binding protein — translation MDLITVRDLRKRYKQHDAIDGITFSVSEGECVALLGPNGAGKTTTIEILEGFRSPSSGAVSVLGENPRSGGPQWRNRVGVVLQSTFEASSLTVREELKLAQASYSNPRTVDETLHMVGLETKDRARVAQLSGGQRRRLDVALGIIGRPELLFLDEPTTGFDPSARRSFQNMLASLHQRGLTIVLTTHYLAEAAVLADRVLVLSNGHVIAEGAPEDLGGQAAHTPRVTWYDPASGQTRTEVTATPTALIENLAAKLGEIPELQVIRPTLEEVYLELIAKDEAA, via the coding sequence ATGGATCTGATAACCGTGCGCGACCTGCGCAAAAGATATAAACAGCACGATGCTATCGATGGGATTACCTTTAGTGTCAGTGAGGGTGAGTGTGTTGCACTTCTTGGTCCCAACGGTGCTGGGAAGACGACCACAATCGAGATCCTTGAAGGATTTCGAAGCCCCAGTTCAGGGGCAGTGAGTGTCCTCGGAGAGAACCCGCGAAGCGGCGGTCCACAGTGGAGAAATCGCGTCGGAGTCGTCCTGCAGTCGACTTTCGAGGCCAGTTCGCTCACGGTCAGAGAGGAGCTGAAACTCGCTCAGGCTTCATACTCGAACCCGCGCACAGTCGATGAAACATTGCATATGGTTGGACTTGAGACCAAAGATAGGGCGCGCGTTGCTCAACTTTCAGGAGGCCAGAGGCGCAGATTAGATGTTGCCCTGGGAATCATCGGCCGCCCCGAGCTACTGTTCTTGGACGAACCAACAACCGGATTCGACCCGAGTGCCCGCAGGAGCTTCCAAAACATGCTTGCCTCCTTGCATCAACGGGGACTGACCATCGTGCTAACCACACACTACTTGGCCGAGGCGGCGGTCCTGGCAGACCGAGTCCTTGTTCTGTCCAATGGTCACGTCATTGCCGAAGGGGCTCCAGAGGACCTGGGCGGCCAGGCAGCTCACACGCCCAGAGTCACCTGGTATGACCCAGCAAGCGGCCAGACCCGAACCGAGGTCACTGCCACCCCGACGGCCCTGATAGAAAATCTCGCCGCAAAGCTCGGCGAAATCCCCGAACTACAAGTGATTCGACCGACCCTGGAAGAGGTTTACCTGGAACTGATCGCGAAGGACGAGGCGGCATGA